A genomic stretch from Poecile atricapillus isolate bPoeAtr1 chromosome 10, bPoeAtr1.hap1, whole genome shotgun sequence includes:
- the TSHZ3 gene encoding teashirt homolog 3, with amino-acid sequence MPRRKQQAPRRAAAYVSDELKAAALVEEDVEPDENAVDGEPSAKYACPEKDFSKNCQSYQNSPAAEFSSQEMDSESHISETSDRMADFESSSIKNEEESKEVSIPLEDSTVSDSLEQMKAVYNNFLSNSYWSNLNLNLHQPISEKNNGSSSSSSSSSSSCGSGSFDWHQTAMAKTLQQVSQSRILPEPSLFSTVQLYRQSSKLYGSIFTGASKFRCKDCSAAYDTLVELTVHMNETGHYRDDNHETDNNNPKRWSKPRKRSLLEMEGKEDAQKVLKCMYCGHSFESLQDLSVHMIKTKHYQKVPLKEPVTPVAAKIIPATRKKASLELELPSSPDSTGGTPKATISDSNDALQKNSNPYITPNNRYGHQNGASYAWHFEARKSQILKCMECGSSHDTLQELTAHMMVTGHFIKVTNSAMKKGKPIIEAPATPTITSLVDEKVQSVPLAATTFTSPSNTPSSVSPKLNVEIKKEVDKERVIADEKMKEKEKSSEDEEKYDISSKYHYLTENDLEESPKGGLDILKSLENTVTSAINKAQNGTPSWGGYPSIHAAYQLPNMMKLSLGSSGKSTPLKPMFANNELVSPTKNQPLVSPPSSQTSPVPKTNFHAMEELVKKVTEKVAKVEEKMKEPEGKLSPLKRATPSPCSSEVSEPLKMEPPNDGGFKSQQNSPVPQRDGCKDSPTVEPVENGKEPVKSIVGSLSSSTAIITDHPPEQPFVNPLSALQSVMNIHLGKAAKPSLPALDPMSMLFKMSNSLAEKAAVATPPLQSKKSDHLDRYFYHVNNDQPIDLTKGKSDKSCSLGSALLSSTSTSSASSSSTVTTAKTSAVVSFMSNSPLRENALSDISDMLKNLTESHTSKSSTPSSISEKSDIDGTTIEEPEESTPAQKRKGRQSNWNPQHLLILQAQFAASLRQTSEGKYIMSDLSPQERMHISRFTGLSMTTISHWLANVKYQLRRTGGTKFLKNLDTGHPVFFCNDCASQIRTPSTYISHLESHLGFRLRDLSKLSSEQINNQIAQAKSPSEKLVTSSPEEDIGTSYQCKLCNRTFASKHAVKLHLSKTHGKSPEDHLLYVSELEKQ; translated from the coding sequence CCTATGTTTCAGACGAACTAAAAGCAGCAGCGCTGGTGGAAGAAGATGTGGAACCTGATGAAAATGCAGTTGATGGGGAGCCTTCAGCAAAATATGCATGTCCAGAGAAAGACTTCAGTAAGAACTGCCAAAGCTACCAAAATTCTCCAGCAGCTGAGTTTTCTAGCCAGGAAATGGACAGTGAGTCCCACATCAGTGAGACAAGTGACCGCATGGCAGACTTTGAGAGCAGCTCCATTAAAAATGAGGAAGAGAGCAAGGAGGTTTCCATACCACTGGAAGACTCTACGGTGTCTGACAGTTTAGAACAAATGAAGGCCGTGTATAATAACTTCCTCTCCAATTCCTACTGGTCCAATCTCAATTTGAACCTTCACCAGccaatttcagaaaaaaacaacggtagcagcagcagtagcagcagcagcagcagcagttgtgGAAGCGGCAGCTTTGACTGGCACCAGACTGCCATGGCCAAAACACTGCAGCAAGTTTCTCAGAGCAGAATTCTGCCTGAACCCAGCCTTTTTAGCACAGTCCAGCTGTACAGACAGAGCAGTAAGCTCTATGGCTCTATATTCACTGGAGCCAGTAAATTCCGCTGTAAAGACTGCAGTGCTGCCTACGATACTTTAGTAGAATTAACAGTGCACATGAATGAAACGGGACATTATCGAGATGACAACCATGAAACAGATAACAATAACCCCAAAAGATGGTCCAAACCTCGCAAACGTTCTTTGCTTGaaatggaagggaaagaagATGCCCAGAAAGTGCTAAAGTGTATGTACTGTGGTCATTCATTTGAATCTCTTCAGGATTTGAGTGTTCATAtgatcaaaacaaaacactacCAAAAAGTGCCTCTGAAGGAACCTGTTACACCTGTAGCAGCAAAAATTATCCCAGCTACTAGAAAGAAAGCATCACTGGAGCTTGAACTTCCGAGTTCTCCAGACTCCACGGGTGGGACACCAAAAGCCACAATCTCAGACAGTAATGATGCACTTCAAAAGAATTCCAATCCCTACATCACACCAAATAACCGCTACGGTCACCAGAACGGTGCCAGCTACGCCTGGCACTTTGAGGCGAGGAAATCGCAAATTCTGAAGTGCATGGAGTGTGGAAGTTCACATGACACACTGCAGGAGCTCACGGCTCACATGATGGTGACGGGACATTTTATTAAAGTCACTAACTCTGCCATGAAAAAAGGGAAACCAATCATAGAAGCCCCAGCCACACCGACAATAACGTCCTTAGTAGATGAGAAGGTCCAGTCTGTGCCACTAGCTGCCACCACCTTTACGTCTCCTTCCAACACACCTTCTAGTGTTTCCCCTAAATTAAATGTTGAGATTAAAAAAGAAGTAGATAAGGAAAGAGTCATTGCTGATgagaaaatgaaggagaaagagaagtcAAGTGAAGATGAGGAGAAGTATGATATCTCCTCAAAATACCATTACTTGACTGAAAATGACCTAGAAGAAAGCCCTAAGGGGGGATTAGATATATTGAAGTCTTTAGAAAACACGGTTACATCAGCTATAAACAAAGCCCAGAATGGCACACCGAGCTGGGGTGGCTACCCCAGCATTCATGCTGCCTACCAGCTGCCTAATATGATGAAACTGTCGTTGGGCTCATCTGGGAAGAGTACACCCTTAAAACCTATGTTTGCAAACAATGAACTAGTATCACCAACCAAAAACCAGCCCTTAGTATCTCCACCCAGCAGTCAGACCTCACCTGTGCCAAAAACAAACTTTCATGCCATGGAAGAATTGGTAAAGAAGGTCACTGAGAAGGTGGCTAAAGTGGAGGAGAAGATGAAAGAGCCCGAAGGAAAGCTCTCTCCACTGAAGCGTGCGACGCCTTCGCCGTGCAGCAGTGAAGTCAGTGAACCCCTTAAGATGGAGCCGCCCAATGATGGTGGCTTTAAAAGCCAGCAGAACAGCCCAGTTCCTCAGAGAGATGGTTGCAAAGATAGCCCAACTGTAGAACctgtggaaaatgggaaagagcCTGTGAAATCCATTGTAGGTTCTTTAAGTAGCAGCACAGCCATCATCACTGACCACCCTCCCGAACAGCCATTTGTAAATCCATTAAGTGCACTGCAATCTGTCATGAATATTCACCTTGGCAAGGCAGCAAAGCCATCTTTGCCTGCTCTGGATCCAATGagcatgctttttaaaatgagcAACAGTTTGGCAGAAAAGGCTGCAGTGGCCACCCCACCTCTACAGTCCAAAAAATCAGACCACTTAGACCGTTATTTTTATCATGTCAACAATGACCAACCCATAGATTTGACGAAAGGCAAGAGTGACAAAAGCTGCTCTTTGGGTTCAGCGCTTTTGTCATCCACATCGACATCTTCTGCATCTTCTTCATCTACAGTGACAACAGCAAAGACATCTGCAGTCGTGTCATTCATGTCAAACTCGCCGCTACGCGAGAATGCCTTGTCAGATATATCTGATATGCTGAAGAACCTGACAGAAAGTCACACATCAAAATCTTCCACACCTTCCAGCATATCTGAGAAATCTGACATTGATGGTACCACAATAGAGGAACCAGAAGAGAGTACACCAGCTCAGAAAAGGAAGGGACGTCAGTCTAACTGGAACCCTCAGCACTTGCTCATATTGCAGGCCCAGTTTGCAGCCAGCTTACGGCAGACTTCAGAGGGGAAATACATCATGTCAGACTTGAGCCCTCAAGAAAGAATGCACATTTCCAGGTTTACGGGACTCTCAATGACCACAATTAGCCACTGGCTGGCCAATGTGAAATACCAGCTCCGAAGGACGGGGGGAACTAAGTTCCTTAAAAATTTGGACACTGGGCACCCAGTGTTCTTTTGTAATGACTGTGCTTCACAGATCAGAACTCCTTCAACTTATATCAGTCATCTTGAATCGCATCTGGGTTTCAGGTTAAGAGACTTGTCCAAACTGTCCAGTGAACAGATTAACAATCAGATAGCACAAGCAAAGTCACCGTCTGAAAAACTGGTGACGTCCTCTCCAGAGGAAGATATCGGAACTTCTTATCAGTGCAAACTTTGTAACAGGACTTTTGCAAGCAAGCATGCTGTTAAACTTCATCTTAGTAAAACACATGGGAAGTCACCAGAGGATCATCTTCTGTATGTTTCGGAGTTAGAGAAGCAGTAG